One stretch of Calonectris borealis chromosome 5, bCalBor7.hap1.2, whole genome shotgun sequence DNA includes these proteins:
- the LRRC4C gene encoding leucine-rich repeat-containing protein 4C, with protein MLNKMTLHPQQIMIGPRFNRALFDPLLVVLLALQLLVVAGLVRAQTCPSVCSCSNQFSKVICVRKNLRDVPDGISTNTRLLNLHENQIQIIKVNSFKHLRHLEILQLSRNHIRTIEIGAFNGLANLNTLELFDNRLTTIPNGAFVYLSKLKELWLRNNPIESIPSYAFNRIPSLRRLDLGELKRLSYISEGAFEGLSNLRYLNLAMCNLREIPNLTPLVKLDELDLSGNHLTAIRPGSFQGLMHLQKLWMIQSQIQVIERNAFDNLQSLIEINLAHNNLTLLPHDLFTPLRLERIHLHHNPWNCNCDILWLSWWIKDKAPSNTACCARCHTPPSLKGRYIGELDLNYFTCYAPVIVEPPADLNVTEGMAAEMKCRASTSLTSVSWITPNGSVMTHGAYRVRIAVLSDGTLNFTKVTVQDTGLYTCMVSNSVGNTTASATLNVTALDNPGYTYFSTVTVETVEPSQDEAQTTEQVGPTPVTNWETTNMTTSLTPQSTRSTEKTFTIPVTDANNGIPGIDEVMKTTKIIIGCFVAITLMAAVMLVIFYKMRKQHHRQNHHAPTRTVEIINVDDELTGDTPIESHLPMPAIEHEHLNHYNSYKSPFNHTTTVNTINSIHSSVHEPLLIRMNSKDNVQETQI; from the coding sequence ATGTTGAACAAGATGACCTTACATCCACAGCAGATAATGATAGGTCCTAGGTTTAACAGGGCCCTATTTGACCCCCTGCTTGTGGTGCTGTTGGCTCTTCAGCTTCTTGTGGTGGCTGGTCTAGTGAGGGCTCAAACTTGCCCTTCTGTCTGCTCCTGCAGCAACCAGTTCAGTAAAGTGATTTGTGTACGGAAAAATCTGCGAGACGTGCCAGACGGCATCTCCACCAACACCCGGTTACTCAATCTCCATGAGAACCAGATCCAAATCATTAAAGTTAATAGCTTCAAGCATCTGAGGCACCTAGAAATCCTGCAGCTCAGCAGGAATCACATCAGAACAATTGAAATAGGGGCTTTCAATGGTCTGGCCAATCTCAACACTTTGGAACTCTTTGACAATCGTCTGACCACTATCCCAAATGGGGCTTTTGTATACCTGTCAAAACTGAAGGAACTGTGGTTGAGAAATAATCCCATTGAGAGCATCCCTTCTTATGCTTTTAACAGAATCCCTTCTCTCCGGAGGTTGGATTTGGGGGAATTGAAAAGGCTTTCATACATCTCAGAAGGTGCCTTTGAAGGTCTGTCCAACTTGAGGTATTTGAACCTTGCCATGTGCAATCTTCGAGAGATTCCTAACCTCACCCCACTTGTAAAACTGGATGAGTTAGATCTTTCTGGGAATCACCTGACTGCCATCCGGCCAGGTTCTTTCCAAGGGTTAATGCATCTTCAGAAATTGTGGATGATACAGTCCCAGATTCAAGTGATAGAAAGGAATGCTTTCGATAACCTTCAGTCACTTATAGAGATCAATCTGGCACACAACAATCTAACACTACTGCCTCATGACCTGTTCACGCCACTCCGCCTAGAAAGGATCCACTTGCATCACAATCCTTGGAACTGCAACTGTGATATCCTTTGGCTCAGCTGGTGGATTAAAGACAAGGCACCCTCCAATACTGCATGCTGCGCCCGTTGCCACACACCTCCCAGTTTAAAAGGAAGGTACATTGGTGAGCTGGACCTGAATTACTTCACGTGTTATGCTCCAGTCATAGTGGAGCCACCAGCAGACCTCAACGTCACAGAAGGCATGGCCGCAGAGATGAAGTGCCGGGCATCAACCTCCCTGACCTCTGTATCTTGGATTACTCCAAATGGATCTGTTATGACGCATGGGGCATACAGAGTTCGGATTGCTGTGCTCAGTGATGGCACATTAAATTTTACAAAGGTAACTGTGCAAGACACGGGTTTGTATACATGCATGGTGAGTAACTCTGTTGGGAATACCACAGCTTCTGCCACACTGAATGTGACTGCCCTGGATAACCCTGGTTACACGTACTTTTCAACCGTCACAGTAGAGACTGTGGAACCTTCTCAGGATGAGGCACAGACCACAGAACAGGTTGGGCCCACACCAGTTACCAACTGGGAGACCACTAACATGACAACCTCACTCACTCCACAGAGCACAAGATCAACAGAAAAAACGTTCACCATTCCTGTGACGGACGCAAACAATGGGATCCCGGGAATAGATGAGGTTATGAAGACTACCAAAATCATAATTGGTTGTTTTGTGGCTATCACTCTCATGGCTGCTGTGATGCTGGTAATTTTCTACAAAATGAGGAAACAGCATCACCGGCAGAACCATCATGCTCCAACACGGACTGTAGAGATCATTAATGTGGATGATGAGCTTACAGGTGACACACCCATAGAGAGTCACTTGCCCATGCCAGCAATAGAGCATGAGCACCTAAACCACTATAACTCTTATAAGTCTCCTTTCAACCACACAACAACAGTTAACACAATAAATTCAATACACAGTTCAGTGCATGAACCGTTATTGATCCGAATGAACTCAAAAGACAATGTACAAGAGACTCAAATCTGA